The Humulus lupulus chromosome 3, drHumLupu1.1, whole genome shotgun sequence genome window below encodes:
- the LOC133824918 gene encoding protein EXPORTIN 1A-like: MNFSHLILIEYVVGQYPRFLRAHWKFLKTVVNKLFEFMHETHPGVQDMAYDTFLKIVQKCKRKFVIVQVGENEPFISELLTGLPTTVADLEPHQIHSFYESVGHMIHAESDPQKRDEFL, translated from the exons atgaattttagcCACTTGATTTTAATTGA GTATGTTGTTGGACAGTACCCGAGGTTTCTAAGAGCTCACTGGAAGTTCCTAAAAACTGTTGTGAACAAATTGTTTGAGTTCATGCATGAGACACATCCTGGTGTTCAG GATATGGCCTATGACACATTCTTGAAGATTGTTCAGAAGTGCAAACGGAAATTTGTAATTGTTCAG GTTGGAGAAAATGAACCATTTATAAGTGAACTTTTAACAGGCCTTCCAACCACTGTTGCAGATCTTGAGCCTCATCAGATTCATTCATTCTATGAATCG GTTGGTCATATGATTCATGCAGAATCTGATCCTCAGAAGAGGGATGAGTTTCTATAG